From one Rosa rugosa chromosome 4, drRosRugo1.1, whole genome shotgun sequence genomic stretch:
- the LOC133742680 gene encoding auxin-induced protein 15A-like: MGFRLPGIVNTKKSLIQPLSAAKTLDVPKGYLAVYVGKKQMKRFVIPVSYLNQPLFLDLLSQAEEEFGYDHPMGGLTIPCSEDTFHDLTSRLSV; this comes from the coding sequence ATGGGATTCCGGTTGCCTGGAATTGTTAACACCAAGAAAAGTCTTATTCAACCTCTATCTGCTGCTAAGACCTTAGATGTCCCGAAAGGTTATCTCGCAGTCTATGTTGGGAAGAAACAGATGAAGAGATTTGTAATCCCAGTATCATATTTGAACCAACCTCTGTTCCTGGATTTGCTGAGTCAAGCTGAAGAAGAATTTGGATACGATCATCCAATGGGTGGTCTCACAATTCCTTGCAGCGAAGACACCTTCCATGATCTCACTTCCCGCCTGAGTGTGTAA